A region of Nerophis lumbriciformis linkage group LG26, RoL_Nlum_v2.1, whole genome shotgun sequence DNA encodes the following proteins:
- the osr1 gene encoding protein odd-skipped-related 1: protein MGSKTLPAPVPLHPSLQLSDYSLLQSSTGLQLPADHFHSIYSFSALHAIQLHQWTPGYLPVALPRCTISKLPAHFSSVASIPIFPHLLQPKQDSAGLLQSSKKKPRFDFANLATAATQEDHLKAEDLSMAGVAAAAAAAASHHPSSPGCLLDVAKFSSPERKSTRGRLPSKTKKEFVCKFCGRHFTKSYNLLIHERTHTDERPYTCDICHKAFRRQDHLRDHRYIHSKEKPFKCQECGKGFCQSRTLAVHKTLHVQVKEMKPAKVK from the exons ATGGGCAGCAAAACCTTGCCAGCTCCAGTCCCTCTCCACCCATCTCTCCAGCTGTCTGATTACTCCCTTCTGCAGAGCTCCACGGGGCTCCAGCTGCCCGCAGACCACTTCCACAGCATCTACAGCTTTAGCGCCCTGCACGCTATCCAGCTTCACCAATGGACCCCTGGTTACCTTCCCGTGGCGCTGCCTCGTTGCACCATCTCAAAGTTGCCGGCCCACTTCTCCTCCGTGGCCTCCATTCCTATATTCCCCCACCTCCTGCAGCCCAAGCAGGACTCGGCAGGGTTGCTGCAAAGCTCGAAGAAGAAGCCTCGCTTCGACTTTGCCAACCTTGCCACGGCAGCCACCCAGGAAGATCATCTGAAAGCAGAGGACCTGAGCATGGCAGGTGTTGCCGCCGCCGCCGCAGCCGCTGCGTCCCACCACCCCAGTTCACCTGGGTGCCTTCTGGATGTGGCCAAGTTCTCCTCTCCAGAGCGCAAGTCCACTCGAGGCCGGTTGCCCTCTAAGACCAAAAAGGAGTTTGTTTGCAAATTCTGCGGCCGCCATTTTACAAAATCCTACAACCTGTTGATCCACGAGAGGACGCACACGGACGAGAGGCCGTACACCTGTGATATCTGCCACAAAGCCTTCAGAAGGCAGGACCACCTCCGAGACCACAG GTACATCCATTCCAAAGAAAAGCCCTTCAAGTGCCAGGAGTGTGGGAAAGGCTTCTGTCAGTCCAGAACTCTGGCAGTTCACAAAACCttacatgtgcaggtgaaggAAATGAAGCCAGCCAAGGTGAAGTGA